A stretch of Myxococcus hansupus DNA encodes these proteins:
- a CDS encoding AHH domain-containing protein codes for MRVRDVLWLVLVLAVTGCSTTRWVRLETGEGTSFVHTPFEEADTGPVELDADEFEGAVARFAQDVRPFSNPLREARQLFGVPARGGMYLFQHDTSRLIPQQSESDPDGPRLLESYSDDALTRAYGRWCERKSQPGDCLRLLAEGPLLASDGKYTLAMAIAMDSVWLETAEALRDLADPQALLATVSASVSMYLLLWSLPEPVSKGLAALVTATAIAYLGVDTVWRILDGWRVLVRQVDQARTFEQVRDAGDAYGEVLGESAARIFVLLTTAAIGNTAGLVAKAPKLPGSAQAALAVESQAGYSYVAMGGVQSVAMAAEGFTIALAPHAVAMAVRGSRSGRPENHHLATNKNSVSSARGGPWTPRFRRIFKKAGMELKDPENIVPVKGHKGPHPQAYHDRVYERLNGATENCRKVEECREALTKALRQLAKEVVTQGTELNRLVTHGR; via the coding sequence ATGCGCGTGCGCGACGTGCTCTGGCTGGTGCTGGTGCTTGCGGTCACAGGCTGTTCGACCACTCGGTGGGTCCGCTTGGAGACGGGGGAAGGGACGTCGTTTGTCCACACGCCTTTCGAGGAAGCGGATACCGGGCCCGTGGAGCTGGACGCGGACGAATTCGAAGGCGCCGTGGCTCGGTTCGCCCAGGATGTCCGGCCCTTCTCCAATCCCTTGCGAGAGGCCCGTCAGCTCTTCGGGGTGCCTGCAAGGGGCGGGATGTATCTGTTCCAGCACGACACCTCTCGCCTCATCCCTCAGCAATCCGAGTCGGACCCAGACGGTCCTCGGCTTCTGGAGTCGTACTCTGATGATGCGCTGACGCGTGCGTATGGCCGTTGGTGTGAGCGCAAGTCCCAGCCCGGTGACTGTTTGCGTTTGCTCGCCGAAGGTCCGTTGCTGGCCAGTGACGGTAAGTACACGCTGGCCATGGCCATCGCCATGGACTCTGTCTGGCTGGAAACGGCCGAGGCGCTTCGGGATTTGGCGGACCCCCAGGCGCTGCTGGCGACAGTGAGCGCCTCCGTCAGCATGTATCTGCTCCTATGGTCGTTGCCTGAACCCGTGAGTAAAGGGCTCGCGGCGCTGGTGACGGCCACGGCGATTGCCTACCTGGGCGTGGACACGGTGTGGCGCATTCTGGACGGGTGGAGGGTGTTGGTTCGTCAGGTGGACCAAGCCAGAACCTTCGAACAGGTTCGCGACGCCGGAGATGCGTACGGCGAAGTCCTTGGAGAGAGCGCGGCGCGAATATTCGTCCTGCTGACCACCGCGGCCATTGGCAATACCGCGGGTCTGGTCGCGAAGGCCCCCAAGTTGCCGGGCTCCGCGCAGGCCGCGCTCGCGGTGGAGTCGCAGGCCGGTTACTCGTACGTCGCGATGGGAGGCGTGCAGTCGGTCGCGATGGCTGCCGAGGGATTCACCATTGCGCTCGCGCCCCATGCAGTCGCCATGGCGGTTCGGGGCAGTCGGAGTGGGCGCCCCGAGAACCACCATCTCGCCACCAACAAGAACAGCGTTTCCTCTGCACGCGGAGGGCCCTGGACGCCACGGTTCAGGCGGATCTTCAAGAAGGCAGGAATGGAGCTGAAGGACCCTGAGAACATCGTGCCAGTCAAAGGTCACAAGGGTCCTCATCCACAGGCGTACCACGACCGGGTCTACGAGCGATTGAACGGGGCAACCGAGAACTGTCGCAAGGTGGAGGAGTGCCGTGAGGCACTGACGAAAGCCCTGCGGCAACTGGCCAAGGAGGTCGTCACGCAAGGGACGGAGCTCAACAGGCTCGTGACCCACGGCAGGTAA
- a CDS encoding imm11 family protein, with amino-acid sequence MPSRFFRIAENIQAGNWYLGDPEDSRGQEVEDPWLFRAGRPVQVEGPLIVPIDEPGRALDFSLAGVGLAPIVHVNVATLFVELAPDDVQTLPVVIKGQPDQYLLLVATKLIRCIDEKASKVQFWKPEDGLPAKVGQYYAVDDLRIDTTKVGGAKVFRTEGWTQALIVSDDLKQALERARATGVKFTAV; translated from the coding sequence ATGCCGAGCCGCTTCTTCAGGATTGCCGAGAACATCCAGGCGGGTAACTGGTACCTGGGGGACCCCGAGGACTCGCGGGGACAGGAAGTCGAAGACCCTTGGCTGTTCAGGGCAGGCCGGCCCGTTCAGGTCGAAGGCCCTTTGATCGTTCCCATCGACGAACCGGGCCGGGCTCTGGACTTCTCCCTGGCAGGCGTGGGGCTTGCTCCCATCGTCCATGTGAACGTAGCCACCCTCTTCGTGGAGCTGGCCCCAGACGATGTGCAGACCCTGCCTGTGGTCATCAAAGGCCAACCGGACCAGTACCTCCTCCTGGTGGCGACGAAGCTCATCCGCTGCATCGACGAGAAGGCGTCCAAGGTGCAGTTCTGGAAGCCGGAAGACGGGCTGCCCGCGAAGGTGGGGCAGTACTACGCGGTGGATGATTTGCGCATCGACACCACCAAAGTGGGCGGAGCCAAGGTGTTCCGCACGGAGGGCTGGACCCAAGCGCTCATCGTTTCGGATGACCTCAAGCAGGCCCTGGAGCGAGCGCGGGCCACCGGTGTGAAGTTCACGGCGGTGTAG
- a CDS encoding isocitrate/isopropylmalate dehydrogenase family protein yields MANTRTVTIINGDGIGPEVMAATVRVLEALKVPLDFEYKDAGTEVIAKYGTNLPDETVEAVLRSGIALKGPTGTVVGGGLPSANVGLRKRLDLYSSLRPVKSVPNVKTRYEGVDLVVVRENTESLYAGLEHIIVPGVVESLKIITEKASTRIARFAFEYARKHGRKKVTGVHKANIMKLSDGLFLDCCRKVGREFPDVTYEEVIIDNLCMQLVKDPTRFDVLVSENFYGDVLSDLCAGLVGGLGVVPGANIGERTAVFEAVHGTAPDIAGKGIANPTALMMSAVMMLDHLDMGAAARSMENAIWKVYSSGEVRTGDIGGKATTREFTDAIIAAL; encoded by the coding sequence ATGGCGAACACCCGCACTGTCACGATCATCAACGGCGATGGCATCGGCCCCGAAGTCATGGCGGCCACCGTGCGCGTCCTCGAGGCGCTCAAGGTCCCTCTCGATTTCGAGTACAAGGACGCAGGCACGGAGGTGATTGCCAAGTACGGCACCAACCTGCCTGACGAGACGGTGGAGGCGGTGCTGCGCAGCGGCATCGCGCTCAAGGGCCCCACGGGCACCGTCGTGGGCGGCGGTCTGCCGTCGGCCAACGTGGGCCTGCGCAAGCGGCTGGACCTGTACTCGTCGCTGCGGCCCGTGAAGAGCGTGCCGAACGTGAAGACGCGCTACGAGGGCGTGGACCTCGTCGTGGTGCGCGAGAACACGGAGAGCCTCTACGCCGGCCTGGAGCACATCATCGTCCCGGGCGTCGTGGAGTCGCTGAAGATCATCACCGAGAAGGCCTCGACGCGGATCGCCCGCTTCGCCTTCGAGTACGCCCGCAAGCACGGCCGCAAGAAGGTCACCGGCGTGCACAAGGCGAACATCATGAAGCTGTCGGACGGCCTCTTCCTGGACTGCTGCCGCAAGGTCGGCCGTGAGTTCCCGGACGTGACGTACGAGGAAGTCATCATCGACAACCTCTGCATGCAGTTGGTGAAGGACCCGACCCGCTTCGACGTGCTGGTGTCGGAGAACTTCTACGGCGACGTGCTCAGCGACCTGTGCGCGGGCCTCGTCGGCGGCCTGGGCGTCGTCCCCGGCGCCAACATCGGCGAGCGCACCGCCGTCTTCGAGGCCGTGCACGGCACCGCCCCGGACATCGCGGGCAAGGGCATCGCGAACCCCACCGCGCTGATGATGTCCGCGGTGATGATGCTGGACCACCTGGACATGGGCGCGGCGGCTCGCAGCATGGAGAACGCCATCTGGAAGGTGTACAGCTCCGGCGAGGTCCGCACGGGCGACATCGGTGGCAAGGCCACCACCCGCGAGTTCACCGACGCCATCATCGCCGCGCTGTAG
- a CDS encoding DUF2270 domain-containing protein, whose protein sequence is MPGREHDKNDVLESPWLSQQAMAQLFRGELSRSDTWRTRLDTTTNWALTTTAAVISFGFASSQSSHVTFLVGIWMVVSFLLIEARRYRYYDLWNRRVRLLEDGWWAPMLRREPVDPDALRELALELERPQIQLSLFSAISTRLNRAYGPILMVLMMTWFVKVYSHPKPPVDFNEFLLRARVAWIPGEAVTAILMLLTLTASYLFLSSFFIRAPLGELRTRPRGRRAALWESFYRPYAIHTRRRPTRRPRPSSSAEH, encoded by the coding sequence ATGCCCGGGCGTGAACACGACAAGAACGACGTGCTGGAGTCGCCCTGGCTGTCCCAGCAGGCGATGGCGCAGCTTTTTCGTGGCGAGCTGAGCCGCTCCGATACGTGGCGCACGCGCCTGGACACCACCACCAACTGGGCGCTCACGACGACGGCGGCGGTCATCTCCTTCGGCTTCGCGTCCTCGCAGAGCTCCCACGTCACCTTCCTGGTGGGCATCTGGATGGTGGTGTCGTTCCTCCTCATCGAGGCGCGGCGCTACCGGTACTACGACTTGTGGAACCGCCGGGTGCGCCTGCTGGAGGACGGCTGGTGGGCCCCCATGCTCCGCCGCGAGCCCGTGGATCCGGACGCGCTGCGAGAGCTGGCGCTGGAGCTGGAACGGCCGCAAATCCAGCTCTCGCTCTTCTCCGCCATCTCCACCCGGCTGAACCGCGCCTATGGGCCCATCCTGATGGTCCTGATGATGACGTGGTTCGTGAAGGTCTACAGCCATCCGAAGCCGCCGGTGGACTTCAACGAGTTCCTGCTGCGCGCCCGCGTGGCCTGGATTCCCGGCGAGGCCGTGACGGCCATCCTGATGCTGCTGACCCTGACGGCGTCCTACCTGTTCCTCTCCTCGTTCTTCATCCGGGCGCCCCTGGGAGAGCTGCGCACGCGGCCTCGGGGCCGGCGGGCGGCCCTGTGGGAGTCCTTCTACCGGCCCTACGCCATCCACACCCGCCGGAGGCCCACGCGGCGCCCCCGGCCCTCGTCCTCCGCCGAGCACTGA
- a CDS encoding response regulator, with product MSAVNPIQALCKLLQEERERLARLWAKRLRAETYDVEVPGRDLRAPLRRLLDELARLLRDRPDDAVRLWPEVVRPHGAYRYSQNFDPEDLTREFKSLEEVMLHVYGRRNGGYIEPEVAELMAELVWEADAAAQASYARILKTEEVRFREAAVMESVLNQVDVGILLAEVDGTVSFATPPVSRLMGVPMRAVIGARAANTINPVLTQVNARHLTGEPFKLADMPFLRALKEKGPVRGVMMVVERPGGDSATLELSATPVWEEEGELAGAIQTFTDRTEAVNKTKALQSAHGELRRLQGRLLQRTRQQALGQLASGAAHALNNFLNVLRLRITLLQREFKPEHLDALDKTVQQIGELVARLQEFNIQRTQEQPTDVPVDQTVREALELARGELEQREHPVYVDLDLAGPGNVHADAGFFRELVVNLLLVARDRMEAGGRLHVSTRADGLSWLTLRIEDEGTPYSGEELARLFDPLRRDAGAPQLSLFLAVARAQVERWGGELTAEVPASGAGAAFVVRLPRAHNGTVAASQRAESQRAEVMRPVGPRRFQQTRSVLVVDDDLDNARMMAEVLGEEGYEVQVAHSPAVALGMWDRRRYDAALLDAVMPEMSGWELARELRKKTPQALLAIVTGMDVRGQNRSNLALVDAVFRKPIDVGALDDFLAQAEPGGPENGATGSGAPPPA from the coding sequence GTGTCCGCCGTCAATCCCATCCAGGCCTTGTGCAAGCTCCTTCAGGAGGAGCGCGAGCGCCTCGCGCGCCTGTGGGCCAAACGCCTGCGCGCGGAGACCTATGACGTGGAGGTCCCTGGCCGGGACCTGCGCGCGCCGCTGCGTCGGTTGCTGGACGAGTTGGCCCGGTTGCTGAGGGATCGGCCCGACGATGCGGTGCGGCTGTGGCCAGAGGTGGTTCGTCCACATGGGGCCTATCGCTACAGCCAGAACTTCGACCCCGAGGACCTGACGCGCGAGTTCAAGTCCCTGGAAGAGGTGATGCTGCACGTCTACGGCCGCCGCAACGGGGGCTACATCGAGCCCGAGGTCGCGGAGCTCATGGCGGAGCTCGTGTGGGAGGCGGACGCGGCGGCCCAGGCGTCCTACGCGCGCATCCTGAAGACGGAGGAGGTCCGCTTCCGCGAGGCCGCGGTGATGGAGTCGGTGCTCAACCAGGTGGACGTGGGCATCCTGCTGGCCGAGGTCGACGGCACCGTCTCCTTCGCCACACCGCCCGTGAGCCGGCTCATGGGCGTGCCCATGCGCGCGGTGATTGGTGCGCGGGCAGCGAACACCATCAACCCCGTGCTGACGCAGGTGAACGCGCGCCATCTCACGGGCGAGCCGTTCAAGCTCGCGGACATGCCGTTCCTTCGGGCGCTCAAGGAGAAGGGGCCGGTGCGCGGCGTGATGATGGTGGTGGAGCGCCCAGGAGGGGACTCCGCCACGCTGGAGCTGAGCGCCACGCCCGTGTGGGAAGAAGAGGGCGAGCTGGCCGGCGCCATCCAGACCTTCACCGACCGCACGGAGGCGGTGAACAAGACGAAGGCGCTCCAGAGCGCGCACGGGGAGCTGCGCCGGTTGCAGGGGCGGTTGCTCCAGCGCACCCGGCAGCAGGCGCTGGGGCAGCTCGCGAGCGGCGCGGCGCACGCGCTCAACAACTTCCTCAACGTGCTGCGGCTGCGCATCACGCTGCTGCAACGCGAGTTCAAGCCTGAACACCTGGACGCGCTCGACAAGACGGTGCAGCAGATTGGCGAGCTGGTGGCTCGGCTGCAGGAGTTCAACATCCAGCGCACGCAGGAGCAGCCCACGGACGTGCCGGTGGACCAGACGGTGCGCGAGGCCCTGGAGCTGGCGCGCGGCGAGCTCGAGCAGCGCGAGCACCCGGTGTACGTGGACCTGGACCTGGCGGGGCCCGGCAACGTTCACGCGGACGCGGGCTTCTTCCGTGAGCTGGTGGTGAACCTGTTGCTCGTCGCTCGCGACCGGATGGAGGCGGGGGGCCGGTTGCATGTCTCCACCCGAGCGGATGGTCTGTCGTGGCTGACGTTGCGCATCGAGGATGAGGGGACGCCTTACTCCGGGGAGGAGCTGGCGCGCCTGTTCGACCCGTTGCGCAGGGATGCGGGCGCACCGCAGTTGTCCCTGTTCCTGGCGGTGGCGCGGGCGCAGGTGGAGCGCTGGGGCGGTGAGCTGACGGCGGAGGTGCCGGCCTCGGGGGCGGGGGCGGCGTTCGTGGTGCGGTTGCCGCGCGCGCACAACGGCACGGTCGCCGCGTCGCAGCGCGCGGAGTCGCAACGCGCGGAGGTGATGCGGCCCGTGGGCCCCCGGCGGTTCCAGCAGACGCGCAGCGTGCTGGTGGTGGATGACGACCTGGACAATGCCCGGATGATGGCGGAGGTGCTGGGCGAGGAAGGCTACGAGGTCCAGGTAGCGCACAGCCCCGCGGTGGCGTTGGGCATGTGGGACCGGCGCCGCTACGACGCCGCTTTGCTGGACGCGGTGATGCCGGAGATGAGCGGCTGGGAGCTGGCGCGCGAGCTGCGCAAGAAGACGCCCCAGGCACTGCTGGCCATCGTCACTGGCATGGACGTGCGCGGGCAGAATCGCTCCAACCTCGCGCTGGTGGACGCGGTCTTCCGCAAGCCCATCGACGTGGGCGCGCTGGATGACTTCCTGGCGCAGGCCGAGCCGGGTGGGCCGGAGAACGGAGCGACAGGCTCGGGCGCGCCGCCTCCGGCGTGA
- a CDS encoding DUF1059 domain-containing protein has product MSRKMMDCRKAPSDTHCTLTISGEEDEVFQAAIAHAVSVHGHEDSAELREMIRGMLDDEEPTASMGMPMSMQEPQQPSRH; this is encoded by the coding sequence ATGTCACGCAAGATGATGGACTGCCGGAAGGCGCCCAGCGACACCCACTGCACGCTCACGATTTCGGGCGAGGAGGACGAGGTCTTCCAGGCGGCCATCGCGCACGCGGTCTCCGTGCACGGCCACGAGGACTCCGCCGAGTTGCGCGAGATGATTCGCGGGATGCTCGACGACGAGGAGCCCACGGCCAGCATGGGCATGCCCATGTCGATGCAGGAGCCGCAGCAGCCGAGCAGACACTGA
- a CDS encoding tetratricopeptide repeat protein has protein sequence MSAPLSLERVRRKVEAGETLSDAELSLLRAEAQRDAGPVLRLALAHALVNAGAERDALPLLESLRRDFPRDLPVRLGLARALLGLERHGDAERLLTEVLAQSPDDPEVLKVLAVLGLRRGETDKARAYVADALARDPFDAEARLLKEELEAVDLPPPPVPQEQVLRPEFTAALTAALGRARVVFRRQGKDLLVKLATGGVGRVDVGSLYAAYLEAPGSQGLTAHAEALAAQLGGLSSGLGEEGASLEARLRPVLRPAGFEARAVGALHRPGPAGLEIFYVLEDAEFVRYLPESALAPAGLTPDSADAAAWRNLSSHVAKVGCVLIDQGQIRPSKALTGLWAVAEGDGHDAARLLLAPQRQALAELVGEGPYLVSLARREWVLVCLESDAKARASLARLVPSPDGIPGTFRLTEEGLSPV, from the coding sequence GTGAGTGCCCCACTGAGCCTGGAGCGCGTCCGCCGGAAGGTGGAAGCGGGTGAGACGTTGAGCGACGCGGAGCTGTCCCTGCTCCGCGCCGAGGCGCAGCGTGATGCGGGCCCCGTCTTGCGGCTGGCCCTGGCGCATGCCCTGGTCAACGCGGGCGCCGAGCGCGACGCGCTGCCCCTGCTGGAGTCCCTGCGCCGAGACTTCCCGCGCGACTTGCCCGTCCGGCTCGGGCTGGCGCGGGCCTTGTTGGGCCTGGAGCGGCATGGCGACGCGGAGCGACTGCTGACGGAGGTCCTGGCGCAATCGCCCGACGACCCCGAGGTGCTCAAGGTCCTGGCCGTGCTGGGCCTGCGGCGCGGTGAGACGGACAAGGCGCGCGCCTATGTCGCGGATGCGCTGGCCCGGGACCCCTTCGACGCCGAGGCGCGACTGCTGAAGGAGGAGTTGGAGGCCGTGGACCTGCCGCCTCCGCCCGTCCCCCAGGAGCAGGTGCTGCGTCCGGAGTTCACCGCCGCGCTCACGGCCGCGTTGGGCCGCGCGCGGGTGGTGTTTCGGAGGCAGGGCAAGGACCTGCTCGTGAAGCTCGCCACGGGGGGCGTGGGGCGCGTGGATGTCGGCTCGTTGTATGCGGCGTACCTGGAGGCTCCAGGCTCACAGGGGCTGACGGCCCACGCGGAGGCCCTGGCGGCACAGCTCGGCGGCTTGTCCTCGGGCCTGGGGGAAGAGGGCGCGTCGTTGGAAGCCCGTCTGCGTCCGGTGCTGCGCCCGGCGGGTTTCGAAGCACGGGCCGTGGGCGCACTGCACCGGCCGGGCCCCGCGGGCCTGGAGATTTTCTACGTCCTGGAAGACGCCGAGTTCGTCCGCTACCTGCCGGAGTCCGCGTTGGCGCCAGCGGGACTCACGCCCGATTCAGCGGACGCGGCGGCCTGGCGCAACCTGTCCTCACACGTGGCCAAGGTAGGGTGCGTGCTCATCGACCAGGGGCAAATCCGGCCGTCGAAAGCCCTCACGGGTCTGTGGGCGGTGGCGGAGGGGGACGGTCATGATGCCGCGCGTCTGCTCTTGGCGCCGCAGCGGCAGGCGTTGGCGGAACTCGTGGGAGAAGGTCCCTACCTCGTGTCCCTGGCCCGACGAGAATGGGTGCTGGTGTGCCTCGAATCGGACGCCAAGGCCCGCGCGTCGCTGGCGCGGCTCGTGCCCTCTCCGGATGGAATCCCGGGCACCTTCCGCCTGACGGAGGAAGGCCTGTCCCCGGTGTGA
- a CDS encoding DUF4230 domain-containing protein: protein MAHLSRVLTVVLGAALGAVGAWLLMKPPSPSLPDTPAVVQQMRDVARLETLEVALYKKVTFTPEPQATDALWKDVLNWARYALQNPHGRAIVFANAHLGFDFQRFDRSHLQVTGTRVSVVLPPMEVKVELRPGETEIIDSNLDSEQTAQLLEKARLAFEQEVRADGRLQRRARESAERSLRALLLTLGYREVVFVDSLPMGTTG from the coding sequence ATGGCGCACCTCTCGCGAGTCCTCACCGTCGTCCTGGGCGCCGCGCTTGGCGCGGTGGGGGCCTGGCTGCTGATGAAGCCCCCCTCGCCGTCGCTGCCGGACACGCCCGCCGTGGTGCAGCAGATGCGGGACGTGGCGAGGCTGGAGACGCTGGAGGTCGCCCTCTACAAGAAGGTGACCTTCACGCCCGAGCCGCAGGCCACCGATGCGCTCTGGAAGGACGTGCTGAACTGGGCACGTTACGCACTCCAGAATCCCCACGGCCGCGCGATTGTCTTCGCGAACGCGCACCTGGGCTTCGACTTCCAGCGCTTCGACCGCTCCCACCTCCAGGTGACGGGCACCCGCGTCTCCGTGGTGCTGCCGCCGATGGAGGTGAAGGTGGAGCTGCGTCCGGGGGAGACGGAAATCATCGACTCCAACCTGGACAGCGAGCAGACGGCGCAGTTGTTGGAGAAGGCCCGGCTCGCCTTCGAGCAGGAAGTCCGCGCGGATGGGCGCCTCCAGCGGCGGGCCCGCGAGTCGGCGGAGCGCTCGCTGCGGGCACTGCTGCTCACGCTGGGCTACCGCGAGGTGGTGTTCGTGGACAGCCTGCCCATGGGCACCACGGGCTGA
- a CDS encoding helix-turn-helix domain-containing protein, translated as MNDDDLPGRLARNIRSLRETRGATQAQLSRLAGVPRATWAHLESGAANPTLTVLHRVAAALQVSLEELIAKPRASARHYPRATLPVRTRGGGMLRKLLPDPLPGMEFDRVELPPQVRVTGVPHTPGTREYLACEVGELVLIASGERFVLQPGDVVVFRGDQKHSYENPGARTAVGYSVVLLAPSI; from the coding sequence ATGAACGACGATGACCTGCCTGGCAGACTGGCCCGGAACATCCGCTCGCTCCGGGAGACGCGAGGCGCCACCCAGGCGCAACTGTCCCGGCTCGCGGGCGTGCCACGGGCCACCTGGGCCCACCTGGAGTCAGGGGCCGCCAACCCCACGCTGACCGTGCTGCACCGCGTGGCCGCCGCGCTCCAGGTGTCGCTGGAGGAGCTCATCGCGAAGCCCCGCGCGAGCGCTCGGCACTACCCTCGCGCCACCCTCCCCGTCCGGACGCGCGGCGGCGGCATGCTGCGCAAGCTGCTCCCGGACCCGCTGCCGGGCATGGAGTTTGACCGCGTGGAGTTGCCGCCGCAGGTCCGCGTCACCGGTGTTCCCCACACACCGGGCACCCGCGAGTACCTCGCGTGCGAAGTGGGCGAGCTGGTGCTCATCGCCAGCGGGGAGCGCTTCGTCCTCCAGCCCGGTGACGTGGTGGTGTTCCGGGGAGACCAGAAGCACTCCTACGAGAATCCTGGAGCCCGGACGGCCGTGGGCTACTCGGTCGTCCTGCTGGCGCCCTCGATATGA
- a CDS encoding SDR family NAD(P)-dependent oxidoreductase produces MVRIDKSILITGASRGLGLALMNGFARRGARVVGVARHAAEMEAVAEALRWEGLDAHALAYDVGDKEAIYPMVGAATALVGPLDVLVHNASTLGPTPLPLLLDTACEDLQRVLEVNVVGPFRLTKAVAGNMAVRGKGLVLHITSDAAVSAYPRWGAYGVSKAALEHLGRVWAAELEGTGVRFFAVDPGEMDTRMYRDAVPDGDYSQLSKPEAVAARLIEWAAWQAESQPSGARLEAAKLEAA; encoded by the coding sequence ATGGTCCGCATCGACAAGAGCATCCTGATTACCGGCGCGAGCCGGGGCCTGGGACTGGCGCTGATGAACGGCTTCGCTCGCAGAGGCGCGCGGGTGGTGGGCGTGGCCCGGCATGCCGCGGAGATGGAGGCAGTCGCTGAGGCCCTGCGCTGGGAGGGCCTGGACGCCCACGCGCTGGCCTACGACGTGGGAGACAAGGAGGCCATCTACCCGATGGTGGGCGCGGCCACGGCGCTGGTGGGCCCGTTGGACGTGCTGGTCCACAACGCGAGCACGCTGGGCCCCACGCCATTGCCGCTGTTGCTGGACACCGCGTGCGAGGACCTGCAGCGCGTGCTGGAGGTCAACGTGGTGGGCCCCTTCCGCCTCACCAAGGCGGTGGCGGGGAACATGGCGGTGCGAGGGAAGGGGCTGGTGCTGCACATCACCTCGGACGCGGCGGTGTCCGCCTATCCCCGCTGGGGCGCGTATGGCGTGTCCAAGGCGGCGCTGGAGCACCTGGGCCGCGTCTGGGCCGCGGAGCTGGAGGGCACGGGCGTGCGCTTCTTCGCGGTGGACCCCGGGGAGATGGACACGCGGATGTACCGGGACGCGGTTCCGGACGGGGACTACTCGCAATTGAGCAAGCCGGAGGCGGTGGCGGCGCGGCTCATCGAGTGGGCGGCGTGGCAGGCGGAGTCGCAGCCCTCGGGAGCCCGCCTGGAGGCGGCGAAGCTGGAGGCCGCATGA
- a CDS encoding S-adenosylmethionine:tRNA ribosyltransferase-isomerase has protein sequence MNPARWPSERPEEGRLLHVEPRARRFQDARVADLPSLLRAGDLLVVNDAGTLPASLPGRTTSGERIELRLLSREPDGTWTVVLFGAGDWRRRTEDRPLPPLVSEGEGLLIGGLKARVVQVLPPSPRLLRVAFDATGAALWSGLYRSGRPVQYAYTEAPLSLWHVQTAYGARPWSAEPPSAGLPLTWSVLLALRRQGVRLASLTHAAGLSSTGDAVLDAALPRPERSDIPEATVEAVLHTRASGGRVVAVGTTVVRALEGRAAQHGGWLVAGDEVTDLLLGPGFVPRMVHGLLTGVHEPGSSHHALLQAFAPLPLLQEVAAHAEARGYLGHEFGDSCLLLDA, from the coding sequence ATGAACCCCGCGCGTTGGCCCTCGGAGCGTCCCGAGGAAGGGCGCCTGCTGCATGTCGAACCCCGCGCCCGCCGTTTCCAGGACGCGCGGGTGGCGGACCTCCCGTCGCTGCTGCGCGCGGGAGACCTCCTGGTGGTGAACGACGCGGGGACCCTGCCCGCGTCGCTCCCTGGCCGCACGACGTCGGGAGAGCGCATCGAGCTGCGCCTGTTGTCCCGCGAGCCGGATGGCACCTGGACGGTGGTGCTGTTCGGCGCGGGAGACTGGCGGCGGCGCACCGAGGACCGGCCGCTGCCCCCTTTGGTGTCCGAGGGCGAGGGCCTGTTGATAGGCGGCCTGAAGGCCCGGGTGGTGCAGGTGTTGCCGCCGTCACCGAGGCTCTTGCGCGTGGCGTTCGACGCGACGGGCGCGGCGCTCTGGTCCGGGCTCTACCGAAGCGGTCGCCCCGTGCAGTACGCGTACACGGAGGCGCCGCTGTCGCTGTGGCACGTGCAGACCGCGTACGGCGCGCGTCCCTGGTCCGCGGAGCCGCCCTCCGCGGGATTGCCCCTCACGTGGAGCGTGCTGCTGGCGCTGCGGCGTCAAGGCGTCCGGCTGGCGTCGCTCACGCACGCGGCGGGGTTGTCCTCCACGGGGGACGCGGTGCTGGACGCGGCGCTGCCCCGGCCCGAGCGCTCGGACATCCCCGAGGCCACGGTGGAGGCCGTCCTGCACACGCGGGCCTCGGGCGGGCGCGTGGTGGCGGTGGGCACCACCGTGGTGCGAGCCCTGGAGGGCCGCGCGGCGCAGCACGGCGGCTGGCTGGTGGCGGGAGACGAGGTGACGGACCTGCTCCTGGGCCCAGGCTTCGTGCCGCGCATGGTGCATGGACTGCTCACCGGCGTTCACGAGCCCGGTAGCAGCCACCATGCGCTGCTCCAGGCCTTCGCGCCGCTGCCGCTGCTCCAGGAGGTGGCCGCGCACGCGGAGGCGCGCGGCTACCTGGGGCACGAGTTCGGGGACTCGTGCCTGCTGTTGGACGCGTGA